CGCGGGCCTCCACGCTCGGCTCCTCCGGGAAGTGACAGGCCGTCAGGTGGCCCTCGGTGTCTCCCGTCACGCGCACCAACGGCGGCTCCACTGTCGCGCACCTGTCCTGGGCCTTCCAGCAGCGGGTGCGGAAGCGGCAGCCGGACGGCGGATCGACCGGCGAGGGCACGTCCCCGGCGAGCCGGATGCGCTCGCGGCGCCCGGTGGCGTCGGGATCGGCCTCGGGGACGGCGGACAGCAGGGCGTGGGTATAGGGGTGCCGGGGCCGGGTGTACAGCGTCTGCCGGTCGGCGACCTCAACGATCTTGCCCAGGTACATCACCGCGACCCGTTCGCAGAAGTGCCGTACGACGGCGAGGTCGTGGGCGATGAAGACGAACGCGATGCCGAACTCCCGCTGGAGATCCTGGAGCAGGTTGACGATCTGCGCCTGGATGGACACGTCCAGCGCCGACACCGGTTCGTCGGCCACGATGAGCTTGGGACGCAGCGCGAGGGCGCGGGCGATCCCGATGCGCTGGCGCTGGCCGCCGGAGAACTCGTTCGGGTAGCGGTTGTAGTGCTCGGGGCTGAGCCCGACGGTCTCCAGCAGTTCCTGGGCGCGCTTCTTGCGGCCCTGCGGCGGGTTGATGTCGTTGAGCCGCATCGGCGTCTCGACGATCGTGCCGACCGTGTGCCGGGGATTCAGGGAGGAGTACGGATCCTGGAAGATCATCTGGAGGTTCCGTCGGGCCTCCTTCATCCTGGCGGCGGGGGCGTGGGTGATGTCCTCGCCGTCGAACACGACCTTCCCGGCCGTCGGTTCCAGCAGCCGGGTGATGAGCCGGCCCGTCGTCGACTTGCCGCAGCCGGACTCGCCGACCAGTCCGAGCGACTGACCGGCGCCGACCGTGAAGTCGATGCCGTCGACGGCGTGCACGGCCCCGATCTGCCGCTGGAAGAGGATGCCCTGGCGGATCGGGAAGTGTTTGGTGAGGCCGCTGACGTCGAGCAGGTGCTCCCCGGCGGCGGGCTGAGTGGTGCTCACGGCATGCTCCTGTTCGTCTGCCGCCGTCACTGCGAGGCCCCGGTGGCCGTACGACCGCGGATCTCTTTCCTGGTCTCCGGGGTGAGGTGACAGGCGGCGAGGTGCCGGCCGGTGCCGGAGACGGCGAGCAGTTCGGGCAGGTCGCTCGCGCAACGCCCCTCGGGCACCCAGCCCTTGTAGGTGCAACGGGGGTGGAAGGCGCAGCCGCCTGGAGGGTTGATCAGACTCGGCGGGGCTCCGGCGATCGGGTTCAGCCGCCGTTCGACATCGCCCGTGATCTGCGGCATCGACTCCAACAGGCCCCAGGTGTACGGGTGTTGAGGCTGTTTGAGAACGTCGCGCACGGTGCCGTACTCGATGCGGCGGCCGCCGTACATCACCAGGATGTCGTCGGCGATGTCGGCCACCACGCCCAGGTCGTGGGTGATGAGGATGACCGCGGAGCCGAACTCCTCCTGGAGGTCGCGGATCAGGTCCAGGATCTGTGCCTGGACGGTGACGTCCAGGGCCGTCGTCGGCTCGTCGGCGATGAGAAGTTCGGGGTCGCAGACCAGCGCCATGGCGATCATGGCGCGCTGGCGCATACCGCCGGAGAACTGGTGCGGATAGTCCCGCACCCGTAGTTCGGGCTGCGGGATGCCGACCCGTTTCAGCATCTCCACGGCGCGCTCCCGGGCCTCCTTCTTCGTGACCTTGTGATGGACCCGGTAGGCCTCGGCGATCTGGGCGCCGACGGTGAAGTACGGGTGCAGGGCGGACAGCGGGTCCTGGAAGATCATGGAGACCGTCCGGCCGCGCAGTTCGCGCATGTCGCGCTCGGGGAGGGCGACGAGTTCTTTGCCGTCCAGCCGGATCTCCCCGGAGACGACGGCGCGGGTGCCCTTGTGCAGCCCGAGCAGGGCCAGCGAGGTGACCGACTTCCCCGAGCCGGACTCGCCGACGATACCGAGCGTGCTGCCCTTCTCCAGGGCGAAGGAGACGCCGTCGACGGACTTGACGGTCCCGTCCTCGGTGGGGAAGTGCACACGCAGATCCCGTACGTCGAGGAAGGGGGCGGCCGTGGGATCGGCGTCCGCCGGTTTCGGTGAGGTCAGGAGGGACACGGGGTTTCCTTGCTGCGGTGAGAGGGGCTCAGGCGAGGCGGACACGGGGGTCGACAAGGCCGTAGACCACATCGACGACCACGTTGGCGAGCACGACGAACGTCGCCGCGAAGAGCGTGGTGCCGAGGATGACCGGCAGGTCGGAGTTCTGCACGGAGTCCACGGCGAGCTTGCCGATGCCGTCGATGCCGAACACCGACTCCGTGATGACCGCGGAGCCGCCGATGAGCGAGCCGACGTCCATGCCGAAGATGGTGATGATCGGGGTGATCGCGGCCCGCAGGCCGTGCTTGAGGACGACCTTGCCGGTGGACAGTCCCTTGGCCCGCGCGGTGCGCATGTAGTCCTCGGCGAGGACCTCCAGCATGGAGGAGCGGGTGAGCCGGGTGTACAGCGCGAGGTAGACAATGACCAGGGTGGCCCACGGCAGGAGGAGGCCCTGGAACCAGGCGCTCGGGTCCTGGGTGATCGGGGTGTAGCCGGAGGCGGGCAGGATCTGCCACTTGTCGACGAACAGGTAGAGCAGCAGCAGGCCGACGAAGTAGATCTGCACGGAGACACCGAGCAGCGCGAGTCCCACCGCGGCCTTGTCGGCGGCCTTTCCCCGGCGGACGGCGGCGACCGTGCCGAGGCCGACGCCCAGGAAGAGGAAGAGCACCGCGGCGCCGAGGCCGAGCGAGAGGTCCGCGGGGAAGTCGGACAGCAGGGTGGTCAGGACGGGGGTGTCGGTCTGGAAGGACAGCCCGAGACAGGGCGCGCCGCAGTGGACGCGCACGCTCTGGTCGCCGTAGTCCCGGCCGATGAACAGGCCCTTGAAGAACTCCCAGAACTGCTTCAGATAGCCCTGGTCGAGGCCGAGGGAGTGCCTGATCTCCGCCAGCCGGGACGGCGAGCACGTCTTGCCGCAGGCCAGGAGCGCGGGGTCGGACGGCAGCGCGAAGAAGATGAAGAAGGTGATGACGGTGATCACCAGCAGGATCGCGGCTGCCGCCAGCAGGCGCCGGATGAGATAGCGAAGCATGTCGTGCTGGACCCTGACGTGAGTGGGGTGCCCGCCGGCCGGGGGCGCCGGCGGGCATGAGGTGGAGGGCGTCAGTTCTTGACGTACACGTGCACCAGGCTGGGCTCGGCGAGGATGGGGTCCGGGATGACCCCGCCGACCTTGGAACCCGCCAGTTCGCTGAAGTTCATGTACATCAGCGGGACCACGGCGGCGTCCTTCATGATCTGTTCGTCCAGGGCCCCGTAGGCGGTGTCGGCCTGCTTGATGTCGGTCATCTTGGCGATCTTGTCGATCTGCGCGTTGACCGCGGGGTCATTCAGGTACGCCATGTCCTGGTTGGACTGCGGCAGCTTCGCGATCTGCCGTCCGTCGAACAGCACGGGCAGCACGGTGGAGGCGTTGGGCCAGTCCGCGATCCAGTCGACCCAGGTCAGGTCGTACTGGTTCTTCACGTTGTCGACGGTGCTGAAGTAGTTCGCCGCGTCGATCGGCGTGATGTTCACGGTGACGCCGATCTTCCCGAGCGAGGTCTTCACCGCGTCGGCGAAGTGCTCCTCGGTCGTGGTGTTCTCCACCGCCAGCGACATGGTGAGCTTGGGGTTCCCTGCCTGCTTCATCAGCGCCTGGGCCTTGGTGAGGTCGCCCGCGGGGTCGGTGCTGTAGAGGTTGAACTTCCGGTAGCCGTCGATGCCGGGGCTGATCATGGTGCTCGCGTAGTCGCCGTAGGCCGAACCGCCGAACGCGCCGCGGACGGTGGTCTTGTCGATGGCGTACTCGATGGCCTGACGGACCTTCAGGTCCTTGACCCGGGTGGTGTTGACGGCGAGGTAGTTGATGCCCGGGGCCGGGATCTTGTAGAGGCGCGACTTCACGGACGGGTCACCGGAGATCGTCGTCAGGTCGGAGCCCGCGATCGGCCACTGCATGATCGAGGTCTGGGCGGTGCCGGCGTCGGACTTGATCTGCTGGTCGATCGCCGACTGGTCCTGGCCCAGCTTCACGTCGATCTCGTTGACGTTCTGCTGCCGGATCGGGTCGCTCGACTGCTTCCAGTGGGTGTTCTTGACGAGGACGACTTCCTTGTTCTTGGTGTACGACTTGATCATGTACGGCCCGTCGGACCAGACATGCGTGTCGTACGTGGCCCCCGTGTCGTGGGCCTTGGGCACCCCCGACCAGCCGGGCATGGCGGTCGTCTCGTTGAAGTCAGCGACGGGCTGGTCGAGTTGGAACACGATCGTGGACGCGTCCGGCGTCCGGATGGAGGCGAGCTCCTTGCCCGAGTAGGGCCCCTTGTAGGAGGAGCCGCCGACCAGCCACTGACTGGCGTACGGCGGACCGCCGTTGATGTCCGGCGAGAAGGCCCGCTCGACGCCGTACTTGACGTCCTGCGCGGTGACCGCCGTGCCGTCCTGCCACACGACGCCCTTGCGTAGGTGGAAGGTCCACACCGTGTCGCCCTTGCTGGGCGTTCCCGTGTCGGTGGCCAGATCGCCGACGAGCTTGGGCTGGGAGCCGGTCTCGTCCCATCCGGTCAGGGTGCGCACGAGCTCCTGGTCCATGCTCGAACCCTCGGTCGTGTAGACGCGCTGGGGGTCGAGGTGGTCGAAGTCCGCGTGGTCGAGGACGGTCAGCGTGCCGCCCTTGGTCGGGGACCCGCTCCCGGTGGTGCTGGAGGAGCCACCGCATGCGGTGGCCCCCAGGGCGATCGCCACGGCGGTGGCCGCGAGCGCGATCGAGCGCCTTCTGCGCGTCATGAGGTAACACTCCTTCTTCTACGGGCTCGGCAGCGGTCGTTCCTCGGGAGGACCGGTCCGCGCCGGTGTTGATGAGACCGCGTCAGCCGCGGGCCGCGCGGGGATCGAGGGCGTCCCGGACTCCGTCTCCGAGGAGGTTGAGCCCGAGGACGAGGACCAGCAGCAGGACGCCGGGGACGAACAGGTACATCGGGTCCTGGAGGAAGTACTGGGAGGCGTCCGACAGCAGCGCCCCCCAGTCCGGGTTGGGCGGGATGACACCCACACCGAGGTACGACAGGGCGGCCTCGGTGGTGATGTTCTGCGGGACGGCCAGCGCGAAGGAGATCAGGACCGGCGCCCACAGGTTCGGCAGCAGCTGGCGGAAGAGGATGTGCCACCGTCCGGCGCTCATGATCCGGGCCGCGTCGACGAACTCCCGCTCGCGCAGCGACAGGACCTGTCCGCGCACCAGCCGGGCGGTGTACGCCCAGGCGAACCCCGCGATGTTGAGGACGAGGACCAGCAGCCGCAGGTTCTCGTCGGTGCCGCCGTGGCTGTTCGTCTGCATCGCGTTCTGGATGACCGGCGTCAGCGCGATGATGAACAGCAGCTGCGGAAAGGCCAGCATCACGTCCATGATCCGTGACAGCACGGAGTCGACCCAGCCGCCGGAGTACCCCGCCGCGAGGCCGGCCACGACACCGACGACGGTGGACAGCACGGCCGAGGCGAATCCGACGACCAGCGAGGTGCGCAGGCCGTAGACGATCCGGGCGAACAGGTCGTAGCCGGTGCCCGGTTCGACCCCCAGCAGGTGGGCAAGGCTGATCCCGCCCAGCGCTCCGCGCGGGAAGTTCCCGGTGTCCGGGTCGATCGCCCTGCCGTCGGGGGTGATCGGCCCCCAGCCGGTGATCGCGGTCAGGACCGGAGCCAGCAGCGCGATCAGAATGAACAGGACGGTGATCACGAACGCGGCCATGGTGACCTTGTCCCGTCTGATGCGCCGCCAGGCCATGCGGGCGGGCGAGCGCCCGGTGATGACCGTGCCGTCGCCGCGCGGGTCGGGCGTCATTCCACCGGCCGCCTGCGTCGGGCCGGCGGCGGCGGGCATCGGCTGCTGTTGCGTCGTCATCGTGCGGACGTCCCGGGTATGTGCTGGGGCCGGCGCGGAGTCTTGGCCATCGCCGGCGGACGGGGTCTCGTCATGGGGCTGTTCCCTGCGGGAAAGACGTCGGTCGCCGGCCGTTGTCGGCGCCGTGAGACTGAGCGGACTGTCGCAACACGCCGAGAGACCGGTCAAGGCAGAAAATGACCGAAAAAGGGATTGTTTGCGCTCGTTGCCAAGTGTTGACGAGGGCGGGACATGCCATTAGCTCTGACATGGAGGTATCGCGACGATTCCCTTGACGGGTTCTCGCCCTCCGCTTGCCTGACCCGAACCTGGCCCCGGACATGGCGGAGCCCCGCCGGCCCGGTGCCGGCGGGGCTCCGCACAGAGGTCAGCCGATCGGGATCCCGGCCTCCAGGTACAGCGCGGCCCCGCGTTCCCGGGCCCGCAGCGCCCATCGCAGCCGCTCGTAGCGCACCGGCGGCAGCAGCTCTGCCGCCTCCTCCTCGGTGGCGAAACACCAGCCGCGCAGCTCGGGCCCGGGCAGCAACACCCGTCCCGCCTCCGTGGATTCGAGCCGGCCGCCGTCGAAGAGGAGGCGCAGTCCGCCGTATCCGGGAGGCGCGGGCGGCTCCCAGTCCACGACGAGGAGACGGGGCAGGTCCTCCAGCTGTATGCCGGTCTCCTCGGCGACCTCGCGCACGCCCGCCCGGGCGGGCGCCTCGCCGGATTCGACGACGCCGCCGGGGAACTCCCAGCCGGCCTTGTAGGTGGGGTCGACGAGCAGGACGCGGTCGTGCTCGTCGAAGAGGAGGACCCCGGCGGCCACGGTCTCGGCGGTGGGCTCGGGGGTCTGCACGATGTCGCACACGGACACGGTCCCGGCCCCGAGGGCCTGGGCGATGCGGGCGGCCGTCTCGTACGGGGTGAGCGCGCTGTTGTCGATCAGATGGGCGTCCGCGGTGAGCCAGGAGGCGAGGGCGGCCCGATAGGGCTCTGTGTGGTCGTACGCCCACTGTCCCTGCCGTATCTCGCCGTCGGGCGGGTCCGGAGGGGCCTCCCGTTCGGCCGTCCGGGCACGCAGGATCGTTTCCGCCGGAGCGAGGAGAAGGTGCCGGACACCGATCCGGCGAGCGGCGAGGCCACCGAAGATCTCGTCGCGGTACTCCTGACGCAGCAGGGTCATGGGGACCACGAGGGTCCCGCCGAGCTCGGCGAGCATCGCGGCCGCCGTGTCGATCACCAGCCGTCGCCAGATCGGCAGGTCCTGGAGGTCGCCGACCTCGGCGAGGCGCTTGGGCGGCAGCAGCTGCACGACCGCTGCGCCGATGTCCTCGGGGTCGAAGAGCGTGCTGTTCGGGATCAGTTCGATCAGTTCCCGTGCGGTGGTGGTCTTCCCCGCACCGGACGCGCCGTTGATCCAGACGATCACGGACTCCCCCTCATTCTGTTCGGCCCCCTGTGGTTTGCCCGTTCCACCCTGCCACGGAAACCAGCCGCAGTTGAGGGCACATGAACGCGACGCCGGAGCCCCCACATCCAGGGGCTCCGGCGTCGCGGTCCGTGCGGTGGAACCCGTCAGCGGTTCTGCCCGAGGGCGGTCTCGTCGACGCCGTCCAGGCTGTCGCTGGAGACGGTGTGGCCGAGGGTGCTCAGGGTGTCGTCGACGTTGATGTGGTTCAGGTCCTTGCCCAGGTCCAGGGAGTGCGACGGCGTGACCGCGGCGACGACGAAGCCGGTGGCGAGGGAGGCGATGGCGAGCATGCTGCGCTTCTTCATGCGCTGATCAACGGCACCGGACGAAATGAGTCACGCTGACGCCCCTCGCACGGCTCCCTTCCACCACAGTCCAACACGTCCTACCGTAAACGCCCACCAGATGACGCGTACATGCAGTCATCCCACCTTCCGCTGGTTCGGAGGAACGTAACGATGCGTCACCTTCACACCCGCACAACCCGCCGAAGGGTGATCGCGGCACTCACCGTGCTGCTTTTCTCGGCACCGGGAGTGACTCCCGTGGCCGTCGCGGACGAGACGGGCACACGGTCGCCCACTCTCGCCGACGGCCTGGCCCTCACCCCGCCCATGGGCTTCAACAACTGGAACTCCACCCACTGCCGGGCCGAGTTCAACGAGGCCATGGTCAAGGGGATCGCGGACATCTTCGTCGAGAAGGGCCTCAAGGACGCCGGGTACCAGTACGTCAACCTCGACGACTGCTGGGCCCTGCCGGCCCGGGACGCCGACGGCAAGCTCGTCCCGGACCCGGCCCGCTTCCCGAACGGGATCAAGGCCGTCGCCGACTATGTGCACTCCAAGGGCCTGGGGCTCGGGATCTACACCAGCGCGGGCACCAAGACGTGCAACTCCGCCGGTTTCCCGGGTGCGTTGGGCCATGAGTACAGCGACGCCCGGCAGTTCGCCGACTGGGGCGTCGACTACCTCAAGTACGACAACTGCAACAACCAGGGCGTGGACGCCCAGTTGCGCTACACGACCATGCGCGACGCCCTCAAGGCGACCGGCCGGCCCATCGTCTACAGCATCTGCGAATGGGGCCAGAACAAGCCCTGGGAGTGGGCGGCCGACGTCGGGCACCTGTGGCGCACCACCGGCGACATCAGCGACAACTGGGGCTCGATGCTGTCGATCCTCAAGCAGAACCTGCCCCTGGCGCCCCACGCGGGCCCCGGCCACTGGAACGACCCCGACATGCTGGAGGTCGGCAACGGCGGCATGACCTCCACCGAGTACCGCTCGCACTTCTCGATGTGGTCGGTCATGGCCGCACCCCTGCTCATCGGCAGCGACCTGCGCTCGGCCTCACCTCAGACCCTGGAGATCCTCGGCAACAAGGAGGTCATCGCCGTCGACCAGGACCCGCTGGGCAAGCAGGGCACCGTGGTCTCGTCCGAGGGCGGACGCTGGGTGGTCGCCAAGGAGATGCGGGACGGCAGCCGCACGGTGGCTCTCTTCAACGAGACGAACGGCCCCCGGCGCATCGCCACGACCGCCGCGGCCGTCGGCCTGCCCGGCGCCGACGCCTACACTCTGCGCGACCTGTGGCGGCACGAGAGCTACAACACCGCGGGCACCATCTCGGCGACCGTCCCCGCGCACGGCACGGTCCTGGTACGGGTCGTTGCCGACCGCCGGTGGTACCAGCACCCGCCCGCCGTCGAACTCGGCCTGGGCGACAGCCCGTTGACCGAGGCGGGCACCCCGGCCAGGCTGACGACGACGGTCACCGACCTGGGCCGCACCCCGGCCCGGCAGGTCTCCGTACGGCTGTCCGGCCCCGCGGGCTGGGCGGTCGAGGCGACCTCGCCGACCGTCTCCGCGGCCCTGCCCACGGGCCGTTCGCTGCGCACCAGGTGGTCGGTCACCGCGCCACCAGGAACACCGACCGGGTCGTACGACCTGACGCTCAGGGCGAGTTACCGCGCACCGACCGGCGTCCGGGCCGACACCACTCTGCCCTTCACCGCGACCGTGGTGGTGCCGCCGCCCTCGGGCACCTCCGGCCTCGGTGACCTTCCGTGGCTGTCGGCCGCCAACGGCTACGGGCCCGTCGAACGCAACACCAGCAACGGGGAGAGCGCCGCGGGCGACGGTCATCCGATCACTGTCGGCGGGGTGGTGTACGCCAAGGGCCTCGGTGTGCACGCCGAGAGCACCGTCGAGTACTACACGGGCGGGGCCTGCGAGACGGTCACCGCACAGGTCGGCGTCGACGACGAGAAGGGGGCGAACGGCACCGTCGCCTTCGAGGTCTGGGCGGACGGCACCGAGGTGGCGTCCACCCCCACCCTCACCAACGCCATGCCGGCCCAGCCGCTCACCGCCGACGTCACCGGCGCCCGGCTGATCCGGCTCGTCGTCACCGACGGCGGGGACGGCGTCGACTCGGACCACGCGGACTGGGCGGACGCGCGGCTGAGCTGCTGACAGCGCTCGGCGACCGGGCCCGCCGCGGGACCCGGTCGCCAAGTGAACGTTTCTGCCGGTACCGCCGCCCCGTCGCGACGCCCAGGAGTCAGACCGCCGCGGCCGTGTCCGCCTGCCTCGCGAGCGCGGCCGCGGCCGCGCCGACCAGCCCCGCGTCCGTGCCCATCTGCGCGGGCACGATCGTCAGACGCTGGACGAAGGAGAGAGTCGCGTAGTCGCCCAGCGCCTTGCGCAGCGGCTCGAAGAGCACGTCGCCCGCCTTGCCCACCCCGCCGCCGATGACGGCGATGTCGATCTCGACGAGGGTCGCAGTGGCGGCGATCCCGGCGGCCAGCGCCCGGGCGGCCCGCGCGAAGGACGCCACGGCGACCGGATCTCCGGCCCGGGCCGCGTCGGCCACCGCGGCGGCGGAGGTGTCGCCGTCCGGGCCGGGCAGCCAGCCGTTCTCCAGCGCCCGCCGGGCGATGTTCGGCCCACTGGCTATGCGCTCCACGCAGCCGCGCCCCCCGCACGGGCACGGGTCGCCGTCCAGGTCGACGCTGATGTGCCCGATGTGACCGGCGTTGCCGGTGGGCCCGGCGTGCAGCTGACCGTTCAGGACCAGGCCACCCCCGACACCCGTCGAAACGACCATGCACAGCGCGTTGTCGTGCCCGCGGGCGGCGCCCTGCCAGTGCTCCGCCGCCGTGATGGCCACGCCGTCGCCGATCAGCTCGACGGGAAGCCCGCCGGCCGCCGCCCGGACATGCCGGACCAGCGGATAGTCGCGCCAGCCGGGCACGTTCACCGGGCTCACGGTGCCGGTGGAGGCGTCCACCGGTCCCGCGCTGCCGATGCCGAGGGCGGTGGCGCGTCCCCACAGCGGTGAGCCGG
This is a stretch of genomic DNA from Streptomyces sp. NBC_00285. It encodes these proteins:
- a CDS encoding ABC transporter permease, producing MLRYLIRRLLAAAAILLVITVITFFIFFALPSDPALLACGKTCSPSRLAEIRHSLGLDQGYLKQFWEFFKGLFIGRDYGDQSVRVHCGAPCLGLSFQTDTPVLTTLLSDFPADLSLGLGAAVLFLFLGVGLGTVAAVRRGKAADKAAVGLALLGVSVQIYFVGLLLLYLFVDKWQILPASGYTPITQDPSAWFQGLLLPWATLVIVYLALYTRLTRSSMLEVLAEDYMRTARAKGLSTGKVVLKHGLRAAITPIITIFGMDVGSLIGGSAVITESVFGIDGIGKLAVDSVQNSDLPVILGTTLFAATFVVLANVVVDVVYGLVDPRVRLA
- a CDS encoding ABC transporter substrate-binding protein, encoding MTRRRRSIALAATAVAIALGATACGGSSSTTGSGSPTKGGTLTVLDHADFDHLDPQRVYTTEGSSMDQELVRTLTGWDETGSQPKLVGDLATDTGTPSKGDTVWTFHLRKGVVWQDGTAVTAQDVKYGVERAFSPDINGGPPYASQWLVGGSSYKGPYSGKELASIRTPDASTIVFQLDQPVADFNETTAMPGWSGVPKAHDTGATYDTHVWSDGPYMIKSYTKNKEVVLVKNTHWKQSSDPIRQQNVNEIDVKLGQDQSAIDQQIKSDAGTAQTSIMQWPIAGSDLTTISGDPSVKSRLYKIPAPGINYLAVNTTRVKDLKVRQAIEYAIDKTTVRGAFGGSAYGDYASTMISPGIDGYRKFNLYSTDPAGDLTKAQALMKQAGNPKLTMSLAVENTTTEEHFADAVKTSLGKIGVTVNITPIDAANYFSTVDNVKNQYDLTWVDWIADWPNASTVLPVLFDGRQIAKLPQSNQDMAYLNDPAVNAQIDKIAKMTDIKQADTAYGALDEQIMKDAAVVPLMYMNFSELAGSKVGGVIPDPILAEPSLVHVYVKN
- a CDS encoding NUDIX hydrolase translates to MIVWINGASGAGKTTTARELIELIPNSTLFDPEDIGAAVVQLLPPKRLAEVGDLQDLPIWRRLVIDTAAAMLAELGGTLVVPMTLLRQEYRDEIFGGLAARRIGVRHLLLAPAETILRARTAEREAPPDPPDGEIRQGQWAYDHTEPYRAALASWLTADAHLIDNSALTPYETAARIAQALGAGTVSVCDIVQTPEPTAETVAAGVLLFDEHDRVLLVDPTYKAGWEFPGGVVESGEAPARAGVREVAEETGIQLEDLPRLLVVDWEPPAPPGYGGLRLLFDGGRLESTEAGRVLLPGPELRGWCFATEEEAAELLPPVRYERLRWALRARERGAALYLEAGIPIG
- a CDS encoding ABC transporter ATP-binding protein, with the protein product MTAADEQEHAVSTTQPAAGEHLLDVSGLTKHFPIRQGILFQRQIGAVHAVDGIDFTVGAGQSLGLVGESGCGKSTTGRLITRLLEPTAGKVVFDGEDITHAPAARMKEARRNLQMIFQDPYSSLNPRHTVGTIVETPMRLNDINPPQGRKKRAQELLETVGLSPEHYNRYPNEFSGGQRQRIGIARALALRPKLIVADEPVSALDVSIQAQIVNLLQDLQREFGIAFVFIAHDLAVVRHFCERVAVMYLGKIVEVADRQTLYTRPRHPYTHALLSAVPEADPDATGRRERIRLAGDVPSPVDPPSGCRFRTRCWKAQDRCATVEPPLVRVTGDTEGHLTACHFPEEPSVEARGEDIVLDPALTALEDSAATSS
- a CDS encoding NPCBM/NEW2 domain-containing protein, with the translated sequence MRHLHTRTTRRRVIAALTVLLFSAPGVTPVAVADETGTRSPTLADGLALTPPMGFNNWNSTHCRAEFNEAMVKGIADIFVEKGLKDAGYQYVNLDDCWALPARDADGKLVPDPARFPNGIKAVADYVHSKGLGLGIYTSAGTKTCNSAGFPGALGHEYSDARQFADWGVDYLKYDNCNNQGVDAQLRYTTMRDALKATGRPIVYSICEWGQNKPWEWAADVGHLWRTTGDISDNWGSMLSILKQNLPLAPHAGPGHWNDPDMLEVGNGGMTSTEYRSHFSMWSVMAAPLLIGSDLRSASPQTLEILGNKEVIAVDQDPLGKQGTVVSSEGGRWVVAKEMRDGSRTVALFNETNGPRRIATTAAAVGLPGADAYTLRDLWRHESYNTAGTISATVPAHGTVLVRVVADRRWYQHPPAVELGLGDSPLTEAGTPARLTTTVTDLGRTPARQVSVRLSGPAGWAVEATSPTVSAALPTGRSLRTRWSVTAPPGTPTGSYDLTLRASYRAPTGVRADTTLPFTATVVVPPPSGTSGLGDLPWLSAANGYGPVERNTSNGESAAGDGHPITVGGVVYAKGLGVHAESTVEYYTGGACETVTAQVGVDDEKGANGTVAFEVWADGTEVASTPTLTNAMPAQPLTADVTGARLIRLVVTDGGDGVDSDHADWADARLSC
- a CDS encoding ROK family protein, coding for MHTDLVAALDIGGTKIAGALVDGHGRILLRAQRATPAQEDGESVMRAVEATLGELTGSPLWGRATALGIGSAGPVDASTGTVSPVNVPGWRDYPLVRHVRAAAGGLPVELIGDGVAITAAEHWQGAARGHDNALCMVVSTGVGGGLVLNGQLHAGPTGNAGHIGHISVDLDGDPCPCGGRGCVERIASGPNIARRALENGWLPGPDGDTSAAAVADAARAGDPVAVASFARAARALAAGIAATATLVEIDIAVIGGGVGKAGDVLFEPLRKALGDYATLSFVQRLTIVPAQMGTDAGLVGAAAAALARQADTAAAV
- a CDS encoding ABC transporter permease, with product MTTQQQPMPAAAGPTQAAGGMTPDPRGDGTVITGRSPARMAWRRIRRDKVTMAAFVITVLFILIALLAPVLTAITGWGPITPDGRAIDPDTGNFPRGALGGISLAHLLGVEPGTGYDLFARIVYGLRTSLVVGFASAVLSTVVGVVAGLAAGYSGGWVDSVLSRIMDVMLAFPQLLFIIALTPVIQNAMQTNSHGGTDENLRLLVLVLNIAGFAWAYTARLVRGQVLSLREREFVDAARIMSAGRWHILFRQLLPNLWAPVLISFALAVPQNITTEAALSYLGVGVIPPNPDWGALLSDASQYFLQDPMYLFVPGVLLLVLVLGLNLLGDGVRDALDPRAARG
- a CDS encoding ABC transporter ATP-binding protein, producing the protein MSLLTSPKPADADPTAAPFLDVRDLRVHFPTEDGTVKSVDGVSFALEKGSTLGIVGESGSGKSVTSLALLGLHKGTRAVVSGEIRLDGKELVALPERDMRELRGRTVSMIFQDPLSALHPYFTVGAQIAEAYRVHHKVTKKEARERAVEMLKRVGIPQPELRVRDYPHQFSGGMRQRAMIAMALVCDPELLIADEPTTALDVTVQAQILDLIRDLQEEFGSAVILITHDLGVVADIADDILVMYGGRRIEYGTVRDVLKQPQHPYTWGLLESMPQITGDVERRLNPIAGAPPSLINPPGGCAFHPRCTYKGWVPEGRCASDLPELLAVSGTGRHLAACHLTPETRKEIRGRTATGASQ